A stretch of Besnoitia besnoiti strain Bb-Ger1 chromosome III, whole genome shotgun sequence DNA encodes these proteins:
- a CDS encoding dihydrodipicolinate synthase (encoded by transcript BESB_046010) has product MTASKDISQLHGSIVALITPMKAESPHAVDVEALKKLVDWHVAEGTDAIVAMGTTGESPTLTCEEWATVVSTVVSAAAGRVPVIAGTGTNCTATAVEKTKKAQQLGADAALVVTPYYNKPTQEGLFQHYCAVAAAVPGFPIITYNVPGRTSCDLLPETIARIVKEAHNVIGNKEASGKFERFEAQRKLLGSSFKILSGEDCQSCDAMLAGACDGVISVTSNVVPRQMHQMCEFALKRDRAAAKQVDDKLMGLHNNLFCEPNPTAAKWLLAEMGKIGRGIRLPLLPLSEAHHEKLRNALKEAESAGVSC; this is encoded by the exons ATGACGGCCTCGAAGGATATCTCTCAGCTCCACGGCTCCATAGTCGCTTTGATCACCCCCATGAAGGCGGAGTCTCCGCACGCCGTGGATGTTGAG GCCCTGAAAAAGCTGGTGGACTGGCACGTCGCGGAGGGTACAGATGCGATCGTTGCCATGGGGACGACAGGAGAATCTCCAACGCTGACGTGTGAAGAATGGGCAACAGTGGTGAGCACTGTCGTtagcgcagcagcaggccgcgtGCCTGTGATAGCGGGAACAGGCACGAACTGCACAGCGACCGCAGTCGAGAAAAcaaagaaggcgcagcaacTAGGTGCAGACGCAGCCCTCGTCGTGACGCCGTACTACAACAAGCCTACGCAAGAAGGGTTGTTCCAGCACTACTGCGCCGTTGCGGCGGCCGTCCCCGGTTTCCCCATCATTACGTACAATGTGCCTGGCCGCACGTCGTGCGATTTGCTGCCTGAGACCATCGCGCGGATTGTGAAGGAAGCGCACAACGTTATCGGCAACAAGGAGGCGTCTGGGAAATTCGAAAGATTCGAGGCCCAGCGGAAACTGCTTGGATCGTCCTTCAAAATACTGAGCGGCGAAGACTGTCAGAGCTGTGATGCCATGCTGGCTGGCGCGTGCGACGGCGTCATCAGTGTCACCTCAAACGTCGTGCCGCGCCAGATGCACCAAATGTGTGAGTTCGCGCTCAAGCGAGAtcgcgcagccgccaagCAAGTCGACGACAAGCTCATGGGGCTGCACAACAACCTTTTCTGCGAACCCAACCCCACAGCTGCGAAATGGCTCCTCGCCGAGATGGGGAAGATTGGACGCGGCATCCGCCTTCCGTTGCTTCCCCTCTCTGAGGCGCACCACGAGAAACTGAGGAATGCCTTGAAAGAGGCTGAAAGCGCCGGAGTGTCATGCTAG